From Coffea arabica cultivar ET-39 chromosome 2e, Coffea Arabica ET-39 HiFi, whole genome shotgun sequence, the proteins below share one genomic window:
- the LOC140004185 gene encoding amino acid permease 6-like isoform X2, which produces MQANSTIFSVERGCDDSKFDEDGRVKRTGTLTTASAHIITAVIGSGVLSLAWATSQLGWIAGPVAMMAFSCITWFTSILLADCYRSPDSVTGRRNRTYMEVVRANLGGLKVQLCGIAQYGNLVGITIGYTVTTAISMVAIKRSDCFHENHIRDGCHTSNNFFIILFGLVQVILSQIPNFHKLSLLSIIAAVMSFCYSSIGLGLSVAQIAGGAHPQTSLTGKPAGKSMTAMDKMWDTFSALGDIAFAYAFSTVLVEIQDTLKSTPPENQVMKRAAFIGISVSTVFYMLCGVLGYSAFGNDSPGNLLTGFGFYEPFWLVDLANVCIAVHLVGAYQVFAQPIFAFVESWSKKKWPESTFINRENSIDLPGGGVMNFSLFRAPWGCLILAADGFLPD; this is translated from the exons ATGCAGGCAAATAGCACTATTTTTTCTGTTGAAAGAGGCTGTGATGACTCAAAATTTGATGAGGATGGTCGTGTTAAACGAACTG GAACCTTGACTACTGCTAGTGCTCATATCATAACGGCGGTTATCGGGTCGGGGGTGCTGTCTCTGGCATGGGCAACTTCTCAGCTGGGGTGGATTGCAGGACCAGTTGCCATGATGGCCTTTTCTTGCATCACCTGGTTTACTTCCATTCTACTTGCTGATTGTTACAGGTCTCCTGACTCTGTAACCGGCCGGAGAAACCGTACTTATATGGAAGTTGTGAGAGCTAATCTAG GAGGACTCAAGGTCCAGCTTTGTGGGATAGCACAATATGGGAATCTTGTGGGCATCACCATCGGATATACGGTCACCACAGCCATTAGCATGGT GGCCATCAAACGATCAGACTGCTTCCATGAGAATCATATTCGTGATGGCTGTCACACCTCAAACAATTTCTTCATAATCCTCTTTGGGTTGGTACAAGTAATCCTCAGCCAAATACCAAACTTTCACAAGCTGTCGCTGCTTTCCATCATTGCTGCTGTCATGTCTTTTTGTTACTCTTCAATTGGCCTCGGCCTCTCTGTAGCTCAAATTGCAG GCGGGGCTCATCCTCAGACAAGCTTAACAGGAAAACCTGCCGGAAAGAGTATGACGGCTATGGATAAGATGTGGGACACATTTTCAGCCCTGGGAGATATTGCCTTTGCCTATGCCTTTTCTACTGTACTTGTTGAGATACAG GACACGCTAAAATCCACTCCACCGGAAAACCAAGTCATGAAAAGGGCTGCATTCATCGGAATTTCAGTCTCGACCGTATTTTATATGCTCTGTGGAGTCCTGGGATATTCTGCATTTGGAAATGATTCCCCCGGAAATCTCTTAACTGGATTTGGTTTCTACGAGCCATTTTGGCTTGTCGATCTGGCTAATGTCTGCATTGCGGTACACCTTGTGGGAGCCTACCAG GTATTTGCACAACCGATTTTTGCATTTGTGGAAAGTTGGAGCAAAAAGAAATGGCCGGAAAGTACATTCATAAACAGAGAAAACTCGATTGACTTGCCGGGCGGCGGCGTTATGAATTTCAGTCTCTTCAG GGCTCCTTGGGGCTGCCTCATTCTGGCCGCTGACGGTTTTCTTCCCGATTGA
- the LOC140004185 gene encoding amino acid permease 6-like isoform X1: MQANSTIFSVERGCDDSKFDEDGRVKRTGTLTTASAHIITAVIGSGVLSLAWATSQLGWIAGPVAMMAFSCITWFTSILLADCYRSPDSVTGRRNRTYMEVVRANLGGLKVQLCGIAQYGNLVGITIGYTVTTAISMVAIKRSDCFHENHIRDGCHTSNNFFIILFGLVQVILSQIPNFHKLSLLSIIAAVMSFCYSSIGLGLSVAQIAGGAHPQTSLTGKPAGKSMTAMDKMWDTFSALGDIAFAYAFSTVLVEIQDTLKSTPPENQVMKRAAFIGISVSTVFYMLCGVLGYSAFGNDSPGNLLTGFGFYEPFWLVDLANVCIAVHLVGAYQVFAQPIFAFVESWSKKKWPESTFINRENSIDLPGGGVMNFSLFRLVWRTSYVIFTIVVAMIFPNFNDVLGLLGAASFWPLTVFFPIEMYIAQAKIRKFSFTWIWMQILSFVCLSISLLAAAASIRGLIKHLDTLKPFKSES, encoded by the exons ATGCAGGCAAATAGCACTATTTTTTCTGTTGAAAGAGGCTGTGATGACTCAAAATTTGATGAGGATGGTCGTGTTAAACGAACTG GAACCTTGACTACTGCTAGTGCTCATATCATAACGGCGGTTATCGGGTCGGGGGTGCTGTCTCTGGCATGGGCAACTTCTCAGCTGGGGTGGATTGCAGGACCAGTTGCCATGATGGCCTTTTCTTGCATCACCTGGTTTACTTCCATTCTACTTGCTGATTGTTACAGGTCTCCTGACTCTGTAACCGGCCGGAGAAACCGTACTTATATGGAAGTTGTGAGAGCTAATCTAG GAGGACTCAAGGTCCAGCTTTGTGGGATAGCACAATATGGGAATCTTGTGGGCATCACCATCGGATATACGGTCACCACAGCCATTAGCATGGT GGCCATCAAACGATCAGACTGCTTCCATGAGAATCATATTCGTGATGGCTGTCACACCTCAAACAATTTCTTCATAATCCTCTTTGGGTTGGTACAAGTAATCCTCAGCCAAATACCAAACTTTCACAAGCTGTCGCTGCTTTCCATCATTGCTGCTGTCATGTCTTTTTGTTACTCTTCAATTGGCCTCGGCCTCTCTGTAGCTCAAATTGCAG GCGGGGCTCATCCTCAGACAAGCTTAACAGGAAAACCTGCCGGAAAGAGTATGACGGCTATGGATAAGATGTGGGACACATTTTCAGCCCTGGGAGATATTGCCTTTGCCTATGCCTTTTCTACTGTACTTGTTGAGATACAG GACACGCTAAAATCCACTCCACCGGAAAACCAAGTCATGAAAAGGGCTGCATTCATCGGAATTTCAGTCTCGACCGTATTTTATATGCTCTGTGGAGTCCTGGGATATTCTGCATTTGGAAATGATTCCCCCGGAAATCTCTTAACTGGATTTGGTTTCTACGAGCCATTTTGGCTTGTCGATCTGGCTAATGTCTGCATTGCGGTACACCTTGTGGGAGCCTACCAG GTATTTGCACAACCGATTTTTGCATTTGTGGAAAGTTGGAGCAAAAAGAAATGGCCGGAAAGTACATTCATAAACAGAGAAAACTCGATTGACTTGCCGGGCGGCGGCGTTATGAATTTCAGTCTCTTCAGGTTAGTTTGGAGAACATCGTACGTAATATTCACAATAGTAGTAGCAATGATCTTCCCAAATTTCAATGACGTATTAGGGCTCCTTGGGGCTGCCTCATTCTGGCCGCTGACGGTTTTCTTCCCGATTGAGATGTACATAGCGCAAGCCAAGATTCGAAAGTTTTCATTCACTTGGATTTGGATGCAAATCTTAAGCTTCGTCTGCTTAAGCATCTCACTTCTGGCTGCTGCTGCATCCATCCGAGGCCTTATCAAGCATCTCGACACCCTAAAGCCCTTCAAATCCGAGTCTTGA